A window of Acropora muricata isolate sample 2 chromosome 3, ASM3666990v1, whole genome shotgun sequence contains these coding sequences:
- the LOC136911215 gene encoding uncharacterized protein isoform X1, translating to MKKPMEPEYKPSPVVAAEPIPEWEPALQTWQWAWGLHWIGFGALFTVLTVYCMITLILFCGTKTKRGHLAVTITSILFILGITRALFLFINPYESEQCKILSSCPVMLSRILFGIALPCMTASFSLVHLTFLQVMKLKLYPRILQNTKFLSCIITVHFSLAIFADVILSLYADMITVTIVCQAFFVIFSLFLSCSFIYSGTKIVSYVSRNHTQVSRLGTRNYIEQRKANESKERKSRGPRRYRPNITKLVKITYITVFLGFASCALQLYSIFGIHKMFKISEMSYPKPWPWLIFQSLYRAVEFAAACTLAYVSRRQVSTSRHPLMRYFLCCPEKSRGFGASLTYTSSKTQSSALKSAANFELSPRLPTKLGDFLA from the coding sequence ATGAAAAAGCCAATGGAACCTGAATACAAACCATCGCCCGTAGTTGCGGCTGAGCCCATTCCAGAATGGGAACCTGCTTTGCAAACCTGGCAGTGGGCCTGGGGATTGCATTGGATCGGCTTTGGAGCACTGTTTACTGTTTTAACAGTGTACTGCATGAtaactttgattttattttgtgGCACTAAGACCAAGCGAGGCCACTTGGCAGTGACAATCACAAGTATTTTGTTTATATTAGGTATTACAAGAGCTTTATTTCTATTCATCAATCCTTATGAGTCGGAACAGTGCAAAATATTATCTTCGTGTCCAGTTATGTTGTCGAGGATATTGTTTGGAATTGCCCTGCCATGCATGACAGCTTCGTTCTCTTTGGTTCACCTGACATTCCTTCAAGTTATGAAACTGAAACTGTATCCACGAATACTTCAAAACACCAAGTTTTTATCTTGCATCATCACCGTTCATTTCAGCCTGGCAATCTTCGCAGACGTGATCCTATCTCTTTATGCTGACATGATAACAGTAACGATTgtttgtcaagctttcttcgtCATATTTAGTCTTTTCCTGTCATGCAGCTTCATATACAGTGGAACGAAAATTGTTTCTTACGTCAGTCGTAATCATACCCAAGTTTCTCGCCTTGGGACGAGAAACTACATTGAACAGAGAAAAGCTAATGAAAGCAAAGAGAGAAAATCACGTGGACCACGACGTTACCGTCCAAACATCACTAAACTTGTCAAGATAACCTATATCACCGTATTTCTTGGATTTGCAAGCTGTGCACTTCAACTTTACTCGATTTTCGGTATACATAAAATGTTCAAGATCAGTGAAATGTCGTATCCCAAGCCGTGGCCATGGCTTATATTTCAGTCCCTTTATCGTGCAGTGGAGTTTGCAGCTGCATGTACCCTGGCCTATGTAAGCCGGCGACAGGTCAGCACTAGCCGTCATCCACTCATGCGCTATTTCCTCTGTTGCCCGGAGAAGTCTCGGGGGTTTGGCGCATCCCTAACGTACACATCCTCGAAAACACAGTCCAGTGCCCTCAAAAGCGCAGCGAACTTTGAATTAAGTCCGAGGTTGCCAACCAAGTTGGGTGATTTTCTGGCCTAG
- the LOC136911215 gene encoding potassium channel subfamily K member 15-like isoform X2, with protein MSDTEQDIVKFEPKSLSIKVLIFLIVMLVGAAVFLELERAKDDSRSQGILFEATELKQILVEKYNISASDLKELESAFEKEADKRQEQERLNRWTYSNSIFFAFTIMTTIGYGHMSPQTWQGQLFCIFYSIVAIPVAGIMLLSVGSHVSLAIRVFIRFMDKTILSGRVWGSAELKSTLVTFVLMILMIIFGAILTSHTDDWSFIEGIYFYFISVSTIGFGDYVVNDGELKSSAHTKTIAVNFTIVLITLGLCVVSSVLCSVSAAIEERQRKLRLRMSNSAVGAVCAANTAFNSVTSNLPSIRSLKFRDMNCNKEENKGNNDQRVELQLTDAGQPENAKPISESRF; from the exons ATGTCAGACACTGAACAAGATATCGTTAAATTTGAGCCTAAATCGCTCAGCATCAAAGTGCTTATCTTCCTGATAGTCATGCTGGTAGGTGCAGCTGTTTTCCTAGAGCTAGAACGAGCAAAAGACGACTCGAGATCCCAGGGTATATTGTTCGAGGCAACGGAACTGAAACAAATACTGGTAGAAAAATACAACATCAGCGCGAGTGATTTGAAAGAATTAGAGAGTGCTTTTGAAAAAGAGGCAGATAAGAGACAAGAGCAAGAAAGGTTGAATCGATGGACTTACAGCAACTCCATATTCTTTGCTTTCACGATTATGACAACTATTG GGTATGGTCACATGTCCCCTCAGACTTGGCAAGGTCAATTGTTCTGTATATTCTACAGCATTGTCGCCATACCGGTAGCAGGTATCATGCTTCTAAGCGTAGGAAGTCACGTGAGCTTGGCCATCCGGGTTTTCATCCGCTTCATGGATAAAACCATCCTTAGTGGTAGAGTGTGGGGGAGTGCAGAACTTAAAAGTACCTTGGTGACTTTCGTTTTGATGATCCTTATGATTATTTTCGGCGCTATTCTGACGTCACACACGGATGATTGGTCGTTCATAGAAGGAATATACTTCTACTTCATCAGTGTTTCTACCATCGGCTTCGGAGACTACGTCGTGAACGACGGCGAGCTTAAATCTTCGGCTCACACGAAAACAATAGCTGTTAATTTCACGATAGTGCTCATCACTCTTGGATTGTGTGTCGTGTCCAGTGTCCTATGCTCCGTCAGCGCCGCCATCGAAGAGAGGCAAAGAAAGCTGCGTCTGCGCATGTCCAATTCTGCTGTCGGTGCTGTTTGTGCAGCTAACACAGCCTTCAACAGTGTAACAAGTAACTTACCCTCGATAAGGTCATTAAAATTCAGGGATATGAATTGCAACAAAGAAGAGAACAAGGGAAACAACGATCAAAGGGTTGAATTACAATTGACTGACGCTGGCCAACCTGAGAATGCAAAACCTATTTCTGAGAGCAGATTTTAG